A genomic stretch from bacterium includes:
- the purF gene encoding amidophosphoribosyltransferase: MNSVSDNDHPKESCGLFGVFGIPDASLLIHAGLFSLQHRGQEGAGIVISDGSQVKSSKGIGEVNDVFNTEILRGMAGHIGIGHVRYSTTGANRVQNVQPLVAETVDGIWAIAHNGNLVNAKSLRHMYQESGAIFQTSTDSEVLIHLLADPMYRNRPRRVARALAELKGAFAFLLMTKDCVMAARDPLGFKPLSIGKLGNGFVFASETCALVQIGAEYVRDVEPGELVIVDASGLRSTWFAEKEQKQFAQCVFEHVYFARPDSTVFGQSVHSVRLKLGMRLAQEHPVEADLVTAVPDSGNSAALGYSRQSGIPLDFGFMRNHYVGRTFIMPDSDQRARSVDMKLAVVADVVRGKRVIVVDDSIIRGTTSRRRVMALREAGAKEIHLRISCPPTINPCFFGIDFATKAELIAAGSTIEEVCAFTGADSLGYISMEGLLSPFPNSLDYCNACFSGNYPMDVSRMLGKDALESNNMLLNLESKGHR, translated from the coding sequence GTGAATTCTGTATCAGACAATGATCACCCTAAAGAATCGTGCGGACTGTTTGGCGTTTTCGGTATTCCCGACGCTTCGTTGTTAATTCATGCCGGACTGTTTTCACTGCAACATCGGGGCCAGGAAGGCGCCGGAATTGTGATTTCAGACGGCAGTCAGGTGAAGTCTTCAAAAGGGATTGGCGAGGTCAACGATGTGTTCAATACCGAAATCCTTCGCGGGATGGCCGGTCATATCGGGATCGGGCACGTCCGCTATTCAACCACCGGCGCCAATCGCGTCCAGAATGTGCAGCCGCTGGTCGCCGAGACCGTGGATGGCATCTGGGCCATTGCACATAACGGCAATCTCGTTAATGCCAAATCGCTCCGGCATATGTATCAGGAGTCGGGGGCCATCTTCCAGACCAGCACCGACAGCGAAGTCCTGATTCATCTCCTGGCCGATCCCATGTACCGCAACCGGCCCCGCCGCGTCGCGCGCGCGCTGGCCGAACTCAAGGGGGCGTTCGCGTTTCTCCTGATGACCAAGGATTGTGTCATGGCGGCACGTGACCCGCTGGGCTTCAAGCCGCTCTCCATCGGGAAGCTCGGCAACGGGTTTGTCTTTGCCAGTGAGACCTGTGCTCTCGTCCAGATCGGGGCTGAATATGTCCGCGATGTGGAGCCGGGTGAGCTGGTGATTGTGGACGCCTCGGGGCTCCGCAGCACCTGGTTCGCCGAGAAGGAACAGAAGCAGTTCGCCCAATGCGTGTTTGAACATGTGTATTTCGCCCGGCCTGACAGTACGGTCTTCGGGCAGAGCGTTCATTCGGTGCGGCTGAAGCTGGGCATGCGCCTGGCGCAGGAACATCCCGTGGAGGCCGACCTGGTCACCGCGGTGCCCGACAGCGGTAATTCCGCCGCGCTCGGGTACTCGCGACAGAGCGGTATCCCCCTCGATTTCGGTTTCATGCGTAACCATTACGTGGGCCGGACGTTCATCATGCCCGATTCGGACCAGCGCGCCCGCAGCGTGGATATGAAGCTGGCCGTGGTGGCGGATGTGGTGCGGGGCAAGCGGGTGATCGTGGTGGATGATTCCATCATCCGGGGTACGACCTCACGCCGGCGTGTCATGGCCCTCCGTGAGGCCGGGGCCAAGGAGATCCATCTACGCATTTCCTGTCCACCCACCATCAATCCCTGCTTCTTCGGGATCGATTTCGCCACCAAAGCCGAGCTGATTGCGGCCGGCAGCACCATTGAGGAAGTCTGCGCCTTCACCGGGGCCGATTCCCTCGGGTATATCAGCATGGAAGGGCTGTTGTCGCCGTTCCCCAATTCATTGGATTATTGCAATGCCTGCTTCTCGGGGAACTATCCCATGGATGTCAGCCGCATGCTAGGTAAGGACGCATTGGAGAGC